The following proteins are co-located in the Sporolactobacillus pectinivorans genome:
- the flgK gene encoding flagellar hook-associated protein FlgK — MIPIFSTLNMMQRALEVTQTAIQTTGNNISNANTPGYSRQRVNLSTWIPYPATGINQQGGAGQIGTGVNADSIVRINDQFVNQQVRDNTNQNGYWSAVNNAYNQMENIVNEPSDTGISSVLNNFWQSLQDMASNSGTSGTGSVVLQNGAEVADTFNYLSTSLGKVQSNLQSQITEDTSQINNYADQINSLNQEINQVEANGQLPNDLYDQRDQLTQELSQLANIKVTNVPSNGNPSPLADGKYTIEIVQQDGSSFTPPATLVDGTNLTDNHLQTAIDDTDPTAPTVNVSVVTTGSTPTTVSNLTDATGTTPFSGELQGLIDSYTKDFPEVFQSLNNMASTLAAQFNTAYESTAGYNTAKGTFFLGDASGTLTASNINVNSALTGSDVVSNANGSPSGDNSGAQAMADVIAVNTYPVDGASSKPTTLLNYLEGLVGQIGVNAQSASQFTSNTNALLQAAQNRQSSISGVSMDEEMTNLIQYQNTYSAAAKVVTTLDTMLDTLINKMGA; from the coding sequence ATGATTCCAATTTTTTCAACCTTGAACATGATGCAGCGGGCGCTGGAAGTGACTCAGACCGCGATTCAGACGACAGGAAACAATATATCCAATGCCAATACTCCGGGCTACTCGCGCCAGCGTGTGAACCTGTCAACATGGATTCCCTATCCTGCTACAGGCATTAATCAGCAGGGTGGAGCGGGGCAAATCGGTACCGGCGTAAATGCCGATTCTATTGTGCGGATTAATGATCAGTTTGTTAATCAGCAGGTCCGGGACAATACGAACCAGAACGGCTACTGGTCAGCCGTAAACAATGCATACAACCAGATGGAAAACATTGTGAATGAACCGTCGGACACGGGTATTTCTTCCGTACTCAATAACTTCTGGCAGTCCCTGCAGGATATGGCAAGCAATTCGGGAACAAGCGGAACTGGATCTGTCGTACTTCAGAATGGTGCGGAAGTCGCTGATACCTTCAATTATCTTTCCACTTCGCTTGGAAAAGTTCAGAGTAATCTGCAGTCACAAATTACGGAAGATACGAGCCAGATCAACAATTATGCCGATCAGATCAACTCATTGAATCAGGAGATCAATCAGGTGGAAGCTAACGGCCAGCTGCCCAACGATCTCTATGATCAGCGGGATCAACTGACACAGGAGCTGTCTCAGCTTGCCAATATCAAGGTTACCAACGTGCCGAGCAACGGCAATCCTTCACCCTTGGCAGATGGAAAATATACCATTGAGATTGTGCAGCAGGACGGCTCTTCATTTACACCTCCGGCAACTCTGGTCGATGGTACAAATTTGACGGACAATCATCTGCAGACGGCGATTGACGATACGGATCCAACAGCGCCAACGGTGAATGTGTCTGTTGTCACTACCGGTTCAACGCCGACAACCGTTTCCAATTTGACAGATGCGACGGGCACTACACCTTTTTCAGGTGAACTGCAAGGTCTCATTGATTCATATACGAAAGACTTCCCTGAGGTTTTCCAAAGCCTGAATAATATGGCAAGCACGCTGGCGGCGCAATTTAACACGGCTTATGAAAGCACGGCGGGATATAATACTGCAAAAGGCACCTTTTTTCTCGGAGATGCTTCTGGAACGTTAACTGCCTCAAATATTAACGTGAACAGTGCATTAACAGGCAGTGATGTTGTATCCAATGCGAACGGGTCACCAAGCGGTGACAATTCAGGTGCTCAGGCCATGGCCGATGTTATTGCTGTAAATACTTATCCGGTCGATGGCGCGTCAAGTAAGCCAACCACGTTGCTGAATTATCTTGAGGGGCTGGTGGGGCAGATTGGTGTTAACGCTCAATCTGCGAGCCAGTTCACTTCCAACACAAATGCACTGCTTCAGGCGGCTCAAAACCGTCAGTCGTCGATCAGCGGGGTATCGATGGATGAAGAAATGACTAATTTAATCCAGTATCAGAATACGTACAGTGCGGCAGCTAAAGTGGTTACGACTTTAGATACCATGCTTGATACGCTGATTAATAAGATGGGGGCGTAA
- a CDS encoding flagellar protein FlgN — protein MPVEMMKEIVRKLVSAHQKLYEIALKKKEAIKTGDAQLVGRLTLQEMPLIDEVRSLEDRRAEQVKRDLPFAADTPTFREWEAAAVSDAEQPEWHNLYLELANSVLVLKQANRLNQDLLRQSLQWVRLSMNLFQPPSQPANYGDPRSNQVSASTYSFRIDSRA, from the coding sequence GTGCCGGTCGAAATGATGAAAGAAATCGTCAGGAAATTAGTCAGTGCTCATCAAAAGCTGTATGAAATTGCCTTGAAAAAAAAAGAAGCCATTAAGACCGGTGATGCACAGTTGGTCGGTCGACTTACGCTTCAGGAAATGCCGCTGATTGATGAAGTGCGTTCACTCGAAGATAGGAGAGCAGAACAGGTTAAAAGAGATCTGCCATTCGCAGCGGATACGCCAACTTTCAGAGAGTGGGAGGCTGCGGCGGTATCGGATGCCGAACAACCGGAGTGGCACAATCTTTATCTTGAACTGGCAAATAGTGTTCTGGTGCTGAAGCAGGCCAATCGGTTGAATCAGGATCTGCTCAGGCAATCACTTCAGTGGGTCAGACTGAGTATGAATTTGTTCCAGCCGCCAAGTCAACCGGCAAATTACGGGGATCCGCGAAGCAATCAAGTATCTGCTTCAACATACAGTTTCCGGATTGATTCCCGGGCCTGA
- a CDS encoding YigZ family protein, whose amino-acid sequence MELLPYRTVRKAGVSEFEIRKSRFIASVCPVADEAAAENVIQAKRKEDWKANHHCFAYILGKKQEVQKASDDGEPTGTAGVPILEVLKRRKVCNVLVIVTRYFGGIKLGAGGLIRAYAHAAGIGLAAAEVVDQVPADHWQISVDYHLSGTFDNKLRESPYIIKNIQYMDRVFYEIYTRQEESKFFLNWVNDLTNGRAGSEKLEELYLQQPAGEP is encoded by the coding sequence TTGGAACTTTTACCATACCGGACTGTCAGAAAAGCTGGAGTATCAGAATTCGAAATCCGAAAATCCCGTTTCATAGCCAGTGTCTGTCCGGTTGCCGACGAGGCCGCTGCTGAAAACGTGATCCAGGCCAAGCGCAAAGAAGACTGGAAAGCCAATCACCATTGTTTCGCTTACATTCTTGGCAAGAAGCAGGAAGTTCAGAAAGCGAGTGATGACGGAGAGCCCACCGGGACAGCCGGCGTTCCAATTCTAGAGGTCTTGAAACGGAGAAAAGTATGCAATGTGCTGGTCATCGTAACCCGCTATTTTGGCGGCATCAAACTGGGCGCAGGTGGTCTGATCCGGGCTTATGCCCACGCTGCCGGTATCGGTCTAGCCGCCGCAGAAGTGGTCGATCAGGTACCGGCCGATCATTGGCAAATCTCTGTTGATTATCACCTGAGCGGCACTTTCGACAACAAGCTTCGTGAATCGCCTTACATCATTAAAAATATTCAATATATGGACAGAGTTTTCTACGAGATTTATACCAGACAGGAAGAAAGTAAATTTTTTCTGAATTGGGTCAACGATCTGACGAATGGACGCGCCGGCTCTGAAAAGCTGGAAGAACTTTATCTTCAGCAGCCAGCTGGGGAACCGTGA
- a CDS encoding glycosyltransferase family 4 protein, protein MVYVTFFICFLAAAGLTPLVKKLAVRVGATDVPNARKVHTKIMPRLGGLAFYLAFVLGMLILRPDSSYTMPLLIGSVIIIITGILDDIFTLSPRVKIIGHIIAALVIVQGGISVAFINLPFNGVLYLHWLSIPLTMLWIIGITNAINLIDGLDGLAAGVSSIVLLTIAGLGLTESNMFVFAVSTVMLGSTLGFLPYNFHPAKIFMGDTGSNFLGYVISVLALLGFKNVTLFSLVVPIVILAVPISDTLFAIVRRLVNRQPLTAPDRSHLHHCLLRFGFTQGQTVVLIYGMSALFALAAILLSTSTLLGSLLIIIGVMLVIELVVEGVGLVSATYKPLLNTYKRIVSFGGRVK, encoded by the coding sequence TAAAAAGCTGGCTGTTCGTGTTGGTGCAACGGATGTCCCGAACGCTCGCAAAGTACACACAAAAATCATGCCAAGGCTTGGCGGCCTGGCTTTCTACCTGGCATTTGTTCTCGGCATGCTGATTCTTCGTCCCGATAGCAGCTATACAATGCCGCTTCTGATCGGAAGTGTGATTATCATCATTACCGGCATTCTTGATGATATTTTTACACTTTCTCCAAGGGTAAAGATTATTGGCCATATTATTGCTGCACTGGTGATTGTTCAAGGCGGAATCAGTGTTGCTTTTATCAATCTGCCATTTAATGGTGTCCTTTATCTGCACTGGTTAAGCATTCCTTTGACCATGCTCTGGATCATAGGCATCACGAACGCTATCAACCTGATTGATGGACTGGATGGTCTGGCGGCAGGTGTATCGAGCATTGTACTGTTGACCATTGCGGGGCTGGGGCTGACGGAAAGCAATATGTTTGTATTCGCTGTCAGCACGGTGATGCTTGGAAGTACGCTGGGTTTTCTGCCCTACAATTTCCACCCGGCAAAAATTTTCATGGGCGATACGGGAAGCAATTTTCTTGGATATGTAATATCGGTACTTGCGCTGCTTGGTTTCAAAAACGTCACACTGTTCTCACTCGTTGTGCCGATTGTGATTCTGGCTGTGCCGATTTCTGATACGTTGTTTGCAATTGTCCGCAGGCTGGTTAACAGGCAGCCTTTAACTGCGCCGGACAGATCGCATCTGCACCATTGTCTGCTGCGGTTCGGCTTTACCCAGGGTCAAACGGTCGTGCTCATCTATGGTATGAGCGCTCTATTTGCACTGGCTGCAATTCTGCTTTCAACGTCAACACTGCTTGGTTCGCTGCTTATCATTATTGGCGTGATGTTGGTGATCGAGCTTGTTGTGGAGGGTGTCGGTCTTGTGAGCGCCACCTACAAACCACTGCTGAATACGTACAAGCGCATTGTCAGTTTTGGCGGGAGAGTCAAATAA
- the flgL gene encoding flagellar hook-associated protein FlgL translates to MRVTQGMVTNNILQNISNGYGKIADLQNQLSSGKKITLPSQDPVVAMMGVSYRTDVNHIQQYQTNVSTAQNWMNSSDSTLNQVDSILQNVRDLVTEASNDTYTSGQRADAAQQVDQLTQQLVTLGNTQVGGQYIFSGSDTANPLLTQDPSTGAVTVNSTALNNPNLTINVNDGVKMPINVAPNQVFTSTMFQDLNDLKNALNSSSSTSVDISGFTSKIDSALDSVTNAQADLGAREDRMTMISNWLGTQQTTATQIMANNEDVDYPTAIVNLNQQQNVFNASLSVGARIIQQSLVNFLQ, encoded by the coding sequence ATGCGCGTAACTCAGGGAATGGTGACCAATAATATTTTACAGAACATTTCTAATGGCTACGGGAAAATCGCAGATTTGCAGAACCAGCTTTCGAGCGGCAAGAAGATTACTCTTCCCTCTCAGGATCCGGTTGTTGCCATGATGGGCGTCTCTTACCGGACCGATGTCAATCATATTCAACAATATCAGACAAACGTGTCAACGGCCCAGAACTGGATGAACAGTTCGGATAGCACACTTAATCAGGTCGATTCGATTCTTCAGAACGTTCGTGATCTGGTGACGGAAGCGAGCAATGATACCTATACTTCAGGTCAGCGTGCAGATGCGGCGCAGCAAGTTGATCAGCTGACTCAGCAGCTGGTGACTCTTGGAAATACACAAGTTGGCGGACAGTATATTTTCAGTGGAAGTGATACAGCGAACCCGCTTTTGACTCAGGATCCTTCTACAGGGGCAGTAACCGTCAACAGCACAGCGCTGAACAATCCAAACCTAACTATTAATGTCAACGATGGTGTCAAGATGCCGATCAATGTAGCTCCAAATCAAGTCTTTACATCGACAATGTTTCAGGATCTGAACGATCTGAAGAACGCTCTAAACAGCTCTTCTTCGACGTCAGTCGATATCAGCGGCTTTACAAGTAAAATCGATTCGGCTTTGGATTCGGTGACTAATGCGCAGGCGGATCTTGGTGCGAGAGAGGACCGAATGACGATGATCAGCAACTGGCTCGGCACCCAGCAGACGACTGCAACGCAGATCATGGCGAATAATGAGGATGTTGATTATCCGACTGCGATTGTTAATTTGAATCAACAACAGAATGTATTTAATGCTTCACTTTCTGTCGGAGCCCGGATTATTCAGCAATCTTTGGTTAACTTTCTGCAATAA
- a CDS encoding C39 family peptidase translates to MHLFNKHWLVGFFVLDLMLTAVIAGSYYNDHLVRTGRPSMIKAITTFFSSTESDLQQTGEKVVRVTDRPKESTTHVLIQAPQISQNPELPRGCEVTALAMMLEQAGVKTNKMELAEKLKKVPYKQKGHYGNPEEGFVGSMYQMDSPGYGVYHQPLADLAQKFLPFRIEDLTGKPFSAVSDSVDDGRPVVVIINVTFKPLPDSDFETWHTDSGSVRITHLEHAVLITGFDRNTVYFNDPLGSKNEQANRQDFIQAWKQMGGQAISYTRFPIL, encoded by the coding sequence TTGCATCTTTTCAACAAACATTGGCTCGTCGGTTTTTTTGTACTTGATCTAATGCTGACTGCAGTGATTGCCGGCTCGTATTATAATGATCATCTCGTCAGAACCGGCCGCCCTTCAATGATAAAAGCAATCACCACATTTTTCTCCAGCACAGAAAGTGACCTGCAACAAACCGGTGAAAAAGTGGTCCGAGTCACTGACCGTCCAAAAGAAAGCACGACCCATGTCTTGATTCAGGCACCGCAGATCAGCCAGAATCCTGAACTGCCGCGTGGCTGTGAAGTAACAGCACTGGCAATGATGCTGGAACAGGCCGGCGTGAAAACGAATAAAATGGAGCTGGCGGAAAAGCTTAAAAAAGTACCATACAAACAGAAAGGACATTATGGAAATCCGGAAGAGGGGTTCGTCGGCAGTATGTATCAGATGGACAGTCCCGGCTATGGTGTCTATCATCAGCCACTGGCTGATCTGGCCCAAAAGTTTCTGCCGTTCCGCATTGAAGATCTGACGGGCAAACCATTCAGCGCCGTCTCCGACAGTGTTGATGACGGAAGACCGGTTGTCGTGATCATTAACGTTACTTTCAAGCCACTTCCGGACAGCGATTTCGAAACCTGGCACACGGATTCCGGATCCGTGCGAATTACACATCTGGAGCATGCTGTTCTGATTACCGGCTTTGACCGGAACACTGTTTATTTTAACGATCCGCTGGGCAGTAAAAACGAACAAGCAAACAGGCAGGATTTTATTCAGGCGTGGAAACAGATGGGCGGACAGGCAATCTCCTACACGAGATTTCCTATCCTTTAA
- a CDS encoding ComF family protein, with product MNGLKCLICGADRREPLTFRTLLSPETPPGFCRPCREKMAHIIPGDSCRLCGRDLGLLDGKFIRDSVCSDCVRWEEGNKNGCYDRNFALFSYNNWMKEVITTYKFRGDAAIAEGFRADFRTAGRKIIGKDPQSRWKRIKEGKWGAREDWAIVPIPISVTRLKERGFNQAEILAEMIGEPLVPALIRQGDERKQSKKGRRERLVSNNNPFILDETHVSLVHGKQVLLVDDIYTTGATLRRAAEALKKAVPRRVVSLTLAHG from the coding sequence TTGAATGGGCTGAAGTGCTTGATATGCGGGGCTGACCGGCGGGAGCCGCTTACTTTCCGGACACTGTTGTCACCCGAAACACCGCCGGGTTTCTGCCGGCCCTGCCGGGAAAAAATGGCACATATTATCCCTGGAGACAGCTGCAGGCTCTGCGGACGTGATCTTGGACTGCTTGACGGGAAGTTCATCCGCGACTCAGTATGCAGCGATTGCGTGCGCTGGGAAGAGGGCAACAAAAACGGCTGTTACGACCGGAATTTTGCTCTGTTTAGTTATAACAACTGGATGAAGGAAGTTATCACGACCTATAAATTCCGGGGTGATGCGGCGATTGCCGAAGGTTTCAGAGCCGATTTCCGAACCGCGGGCAGGAAAATTATCGGAAAGGATCCGCAATCCCGCTGGAAACGTATTAAAGAAGGAAAATGGGGTGCACGTGAGGACTGGGCCATTGTGCCGATTCCGATTAGCGTAACTCGTTTAAAAGAACGTGGGTTCAACCAGGCGGAGATTTTGGCAGAAATGATTGGTGAACCTTTAGTCCCGGCATTGATCCGCCAGGGCGATGAACGTAAACAAAGCAAAAAGGGCCGCCGAGAGCGCCTAGTATCGAACAATAATCCCTTCATCCTGGATGAAACGCATGTATCTTTGGTTCATGGAAAGCAAGTCCTGCTCGTTGACGATATTTATACAACAGGCGCGACGCTTCGGCGGGCTGCGGAGGCACTCAAGAAGGCGGTTCCACGGCGCGTTGTCTCTCTAACACTGGCTCATGGATGA
- a CDS encoding DEAD/DEAH box helicase, producing the protein MMLLSRQVPASAHFSKELQQFLYGREYPLEEIPFPEHVIRNHAKAGWVTLRNGIDRSDDGFFSSITGRKKWTCRRCGNTDSTAFASCSCGRCGRECIYCRHCLNMGIIRSCTKLAMWSGPAPDHAVPQITQTERLCTWAGKLSPEQANAAAKLDTALSAGESFLIWAVTGSGKTELLFPAIEHALLRGDIVVLATPRTDVVRELYPRMKAAFPKVPISALYGGSRERLPAAPLVIATTHQLVRFHCYFDRVFIDEVDAFPFHFDPMLAYAVGKAARQGAPVAYLSATPPANLKNDFQSGKLCGVKIARRYHGYPLPVPQYRWAGDWLQSVRKGVLPHAFLEWIREKNAAARPLFCFVPSVALSRNVTELLQKEGFASVAGVHAQDPDRHEKVSSFREGKIHILVTTTILERGVTIPGAEAAVFGADDPVFDERALVQISGRVGRSADCPDGDILFFHNGKTLEMVRARHHIEKMNKEGGF; encoded by the coding sequence ATGATGCTTTTATCTCGCCAAGTCCCGGCAAGTGCGCATTTCAGCAAAGAATTGCAGCAATTTTTATATGGCAGAGAATATCCACTCGAAGAAATACCCTTTCCGGAGCACGTTATCCGAAATCATGCCAAAGCAGGATGGGTGACACTGCGAAACGGGATTGATAGGTCCGATGATGGTTTCTTTTCATCGATTACCGGCAGAAAAAAGTGGACGTGCCGGCGCTGCGGCAATACGGATTCCACAGCCTTTGCTTCCTGTTCTTGCGGCCGCTGCGGCAGGGAGTGCATCTACTGCCGCCACTGCCTCAACATGGGCATTATTCGTTCCTGCACGAAGCTGGCAATGTGGAGCGGCCCGGCACCTGACCATGCCGTTCCACAAATCACGCAGACAGAAAGGCTGTGCACGTGGGCTGGGAAGCTGTCGCCGGAACAGGCAAATGCTGCAGCGAAGCTGGATACGGCTTTATCTGCCGGAGAATCATTTCTCATCTGGGCAGTCACCGGCTCCGGCAAAACCGAGCTCCTTTTTCCGGCTATTGAACACGCACTTCTGCGCGGTGATATCGTTGTGCTGGCTACACCGCGCACGGACGTTGTGCGGGAACTGTATCCAAGAATGAAAGCCGCTTTTCCGAAAGTGCCGATCAGTGCACTGTACGGCGGGAGCAGGGAGCGGCTGCCTGCCGCGCCGCTCGTCATTGCGACAACGCATCAGCTGGTCCGGTTTCACTGCTACTTTGACCGTGTTTTTATTGATGAAGTAGATGCCTTCCCTTTTCATTTTGATCCGATGCTGGCTTATGCTGTCGGAAAAGCTGCTAGGCAAGGTGCCCCTGTTGCGTATCTCAGTGCCACACCTCCTGCTAATCTGAAAAATGATTTTCAGTCCGGAAAACTGTGTGGGGTCAAAATAGCCCGCCGCTATCATGGCTATCCGCTGCCTGTGCCGCAATACCGGTGGGCGGGCGATTGGCTGCAGTCAGTCAGGAAGGGCGTCCTGCCGCATGCTTTTCTCGAATGGATCCGTGAAAAAAATGCAGCGGCCAGACCGCTTTTTTGCTTTGTCCCTTCAGTCGCACTTTCCAGAAATGTGACGGAACTGCTTCAGAAAGAAGGTTTTGCTTCTGTCGCCGGCGTACATGCTCAGGACCCGGACCGGCATGAAAAAGTTTCCTCATTTCGCGAGGGGAAGATCCATATTCTGGTCACTACGACTATTTTGGAACGAGGGGTGACGATTCCCGGCGCGGAGGCGGCCGTTTTCGGGGCAGATGATCCTGTATTCGATGAGCGTGCGCTCGTCCAGATTTCAGGACGGGTGGGCCGTTCGGCCGACTGCCCGGACGGAGATATTCTCTTTTTTCACAACGGAAAAACGCTTGAGATGGTACGGGCACGTCACCATATTGAAAAAATGAACAAGGAGGGTGGATTTTGA
- a CDS encoding response regulator — protein MTNVRPKITTIALIDDHRLFREGVKRILDMEPDFEVVAEGDDGSTAEKLIEETNPDVVLMDINMPKLNGVEATRQLIRNHAGLKVIILSIHDDESYVTHVLKSGALGYLLKEMDADSMIEAVRIVAQGGAYIHPKVTHNLVNEFRRLASQGYSSEPSGFRDLEYRPPLHILTHRECEVLQLMADGKSNRSIGEQLYISEKTVKNHVSNILQKMNVDDRTQAVVLAIKNGWVKIN, from the coding sequence GTGACAAATGTTCGACCTAAAATTACAACGATTGCATTAATTGACGACCACCGCCTGTTTCGTGAAGGTGTTAAAAGAATACTTGATATGGAACCCGACTTTGAGGTGGTTGCCGAGGGAGATGACGGCAGTACAGCTGAAAAACTCATCGAAGAAACGAATCCGGATGTCGTGCTGATGGACATCAACATGCCGAAACTGAATGGTGTCGAGGCAACGCGGCAGTTGATCAGGAATCATGCGGGATTAAAGGTAATTATCCTGTCGATTCACGATGACGAAAGTTACGTAACACATGTGTTAAAATCTGGCGCGCTGGGCTATCTGCTCAAAGAAATGGATGCCGACTCAATGATTGAGGCAGTACGGATTGTTGCGCAGGGCGGCGCCTATATCCATCCCAAGGTCACACACAATCTGGTCAACGAGTTCCGCCGCCTGGCTTCGCAGGGCTATAGCAGCGAGCCGTCGGGATTTCGCGACCTTGAGTATCGCCCGCCGCTCCATATTTTGACACATCGGGAATGTGAAGTACTGCAGCTGATGGCTGACGGCAAGAGCAACCGGTCGATTGGCGAGCAACTTTATATTAGCGAAAAAACCGTTAAAAACCATGTCAGCAACATTCTGCAGAAAATGAATGTAGACGACCGTACACAGGCCGTCGTCCTTGCAATCAAGAATGGCTGGGTCAAAATTAATTAA
- the flgM gene encoding flagellar biosynthesis anti-sigma factor FlgM, whose product MKIDGYQPVQPYANYSQPKSADQPQNVTAKSDKVEISSAAKRLQGAQKFEDARSEKVQQIKSQVNAGTYNVSSEDIAKKVYAYWNNF is encoded by the coding sequence ATGAAAATAGACGGATATCAGCCCGTTCAGCCTTATGCGAACTATAGTCAGCCTAAATCGGCAGATCAGCCGCAAAACGTCACAGCAAAGAGCGACAAGGTTGAAATTTCTTCCGCGGCAAAACGACTGCAGGGTGCTCAGAAGTTTGAAGATGCCCGGAGCGAAAAAGTGCAGCAAATCAAGTCCCAGGTTAACGCAGGAACTTATAATGTTTCTTCCGAGGATATCGCAAAAAAAGTGTATGCTTACTGGAATAATTTTTGA
- a CDS encoding TIGR03826 family flagellar region protein, with translation MAELANCKSCGRLFVRVSSPYCPECLKEQNKKFDVVYNYIRQQEHRMASVPQVHDATGVETELIYQWVREGRLVTTMFPNLGYPCKSCGKVINEGVLCDDCRNKIKGELHREDLEEEARLNANRRKTYHT, from the coding sequence GTGGCAGAACTTGCAAATTGTAAAAGCTGCGGCCGGCTGTTTGTGCGGGTATCATCACCGTATTGTCCGGAATGCCTGAAAGAACAAAATAAAAAATTTGATGTTGTTTACAATTATATACGCCAGCAGGAGCACCGGATGGCTTCGGTTCCCCAGGTACATGACGCGACCGGGGTCGAAACGGAATTGATTTATCAGTGGGTACGGGAAGGAAGGCTGGTGACGACCATGTTTCCAAACCTCGGGTACCCGTGTAAATCCTGCGGCAAGGTGATTAACGAGGGCGTGCTGTGCGACGATTGCCGGAATAAAATCAAGGGGGAACTGCACAGGGAAGATCTTGAAGAAGAGGCCCGATTGAATGCCAATCGCAGGAAAACGTACCACACCTAA
- a CDS encoding sensor histidine kinase yields the protein MSVGNSNVTSLDEKHLDKIINSMIENVSDSKSQIFDIGEESRKEFDALTKELHLVKHELTGIIERSDKLETDARKSRGHLAEISRAFDKYGEQDIRTAYEQANVIQNDLSIVRQMEKQMKARRNELERRLVQLKSTIQKAENLVGQVTVVLNYLNSDLKQVGEVVASAREQRALGLKIIEALEEERKRLSREIHDGPAQTLAQVLLGLDVVERVGKREGDEAARHELQKYRVMVQDALAEVRRIIYDLRPMSLDDLGLVPTLQKYFHRLDSDFSSISISFKSLGEEKRFQSRIEAALFRLIQEAVQNACIHADPSHIRIRMDFRKDEVVILVKDDGAGFDQSVKKEGSYGLIGMKERADLLNGTLTINSKPGHGTVILADIPLQPGDILDS from the coding sequence ATGTCAGTCGGCAATTCGAATGTAACGTCGCTTGATGAAAAGCATCTTGACAAGATTATCAACAGCATGATTGAAAATGTCAGCGATAGCAAAAGTCAGATTTTTGACATCGGCGAAGAGTCAAGAAAAGAATTTGATGCTCTGACAAAGGAACTTCATCTGGTGAAACATGAACTGACTGGCATTATTGAGCGCAGCGACAAGCTGGAAACTGATGCCAGAAAATCGAGGGGCCATCTGGCTGAAATCAGCAGGGCGTTTGATAAGTATGGAGAGCAAGACATTCGTACAGCTTATGAGCAGGCGAATGTGATCCAGAATGATTTGTCAATCGTCCGCCAGATGGAGAAACAAATGAAGGCCAGAAGAAATGAGCTTGAACGCCGACTGGTCCAGCTTAAATCAACAATCCAGAAAGCGGAAAATCTGGTTGGGCAGGTAACAGTTGTGCTCAATTATTTGAACAGTGATTTGAAACAGGTGGGGGAAGTGGTGGCAAGTGCTCGGGAGCAGCGCGCGCTCGGGCTGAAAATCATCGAGGCACTGGAGGAAGAAAGAAAGCGCTTGTCCCGGGAAATCCATGACGGACCGGCGCAGACGCTGGCCCAAGTGTTGCTTGGCTTGGACGTTGTGGAACGTGTCGGTAAGCGGGAAGGGGACGAGGCCGCGCGACACGAACTGCAGAAATATCGGGTCATGGTTCAGGATGCATTGGCTGAGGTCAGAAGGATTATTTATGATTTGCGGCCAATGAGCCTCGATGATCTGGGGCTGGTGCCGACACTTCAGAAATATTTTCACCGTCTGGACAGCGACTTTTCGTCCATCAGTATCAGTTTTAAAAGTCTGGGCGAAGAGAAACGCTTTCAATCGCGGATCGAGGCCGCGCTGTTCCGGCTGATTCAGGAAGCCGTTCAAAACGCCTGCATCCATGCGGATCCGTCTCATATCCGCATTCGCATGGATTTCAGAAAAGACGAGGTCGTTATCCTTGTGAAGGATGACGGCGCAGGTTTTGATCAGTCCGTTAAAAAAGAGGGGAGCTACGGATTGATTGGCATGAAAGAGCGCGCCGATCTTCTGAACGGTACGTTGACGATCAATTCCAAACCGGGCCACGGCACTGTTATTCTAGCCGATATCCCACTTCAGCCAGGAGATATACTGGATTCATAA